The Coccidioides posadasii str. Silveira chromosome 2, complete sequence genomic interval CTGGCAAGAAGGGGACTCCAAGTCGCTAGGGTGCATTCCTTTGGGGAAATTCTTACCTAGCCATCCACGAAACTCATCTTCGTCTCGCCATAACAGCCGGTCACCATCAAGAAAGAACCCGTCGGTTGTGTCGCCGGCCCTGATCTGGACATTTGCCCATTCTATTTCAAATCATAAGCGACTTGAACTGACCTTTCAAATACGCCATATTTCGGGGAAATTTAATGCAGATAGCTTACGAGAATATTTCGGCGCGGTCAAAACCATTCCCCATGATATTTCCGACTCACTGCTAATCATTTGATTTGACCCGCTCAAGAATCCCTTGCTTGCACGCTCCACGTCCGGAACAAAAACCGCATCCGAGGCACCAGCTTGGATGTGATATGAAGACAGATATTGGCCGTTGGAGTCGCGGATATAATACTCCCTTGCCCCTTCCGGTGCTGGCAAAGCGGCGGATAGCATGGACAAGAGGAGAAGTAGAAAGATCTGTGCGAACATGGCGACGAATAGTGAATTTGCAGGGGATCTGGCAGAGATGCGTGGATAACTAAGTGGATACGAGTGCGTGACTGCTCTAAGGCGTAGAGGAGAGAAGTTTCCTTTCAGCGAAGATGGTGACTGCAGCACCTTTATATAAAATCCAAGGCAAACATACAAACTAGTCTCGACGGCATGCCAGATTGGCGACCCCAGATTGAGTTTGTGATGCGGAGCGACTTTGTTAGCTGCCACTGttggagtactccgtacttccaGCGGGGTTGATCATACGTACAGCGTGTATATGTACGCAACCGCGACATGTAAAACACCTACGGACTGTCCAAGGAAGCACAAGGGTCTCAGCTGAATCATGGTGTAACAGCTCATTTCAAGATTTCGCGTGAGGTCGACTCAAGATGCTCGAGTGAGATTATCGGATACCTGCGGTATCAGGGTATTCTCAATTTGACTGAACGCATGTCTACACATTTATATGCATGTACTCAgtacgtatgtatgtatatacacTTCACAATGTAATGGTTTCACCCATGCAGAACGCTCTATTTCCTTGCATACTCGGGCTTCAGCACCCATTTTCCTCTTCCTTGCCGACCAGTCTTTTCGAGAACCGCAATCGTCCTTAGGATTTCCTTGAACTCGGCCGTTGCCCTCGGCGAATCGCAGAATCTATTAAAATGATCGACCAGCATCTGTGTATACACCGCTCCTCCTTGGGCAGTGATGTAGTCCCGGATCATGACCATGAAATCTTTACCTCGAGGGGTGCTTGTACCCGATCGCCCTGGACTGTTTCGTCCGGAAGATGAATGTTGTCCGGTGGTACGATTGGTCAGGTTTGCGATGATGCTGGCGGATGACGGACCGTGCATTGTCCTGCGTGCCACACTGCCACCTCCGCCTGCGTAGACTGGCATTGTTCCCCGCGGCGCAGTAGGATCTACTGGTCGACCTGCAGTGCCGAATTGGCCGGTCCATGTAGGAGTTCCCACTGGCACGGTTCTGGCAACCTCTTGAGCTTTAAGGAGTTCTTTTGCTGCTTCTGCGGCAACACGTTTGGCTTCCGCTTCGATTATTTTGGGGTCGGCTTTGACACTGCGCTTTCTGCCATTGAAGATTTGTTCGTGTTCGAGAGCAGAGTGGACGCCTGAACGCGTGAAGATGGTCTCCATTAAGCGTGCATCCGAATTTGATGCAGCTGTCCGCTTAGTCTCCCCGTCGGTTTCAGTCGGTGTCCCGGTAGCCGACTGATATTGTTCTAAAGCTGCCACACCAGTAACCTTGCTAATTTTATCTTTCTCTTTGCGCTCTTCTTCTACCTTTGATTCTTTGGTGTCTTTTTCGTGCTTGCTATTCTCTTGGAATGTGACATCGGCTTCTTGGAACATCTTACTAGTCTCAGTAGGACCGTTGTCACCAAGAGTAAACAAGTCGTGAAGGTCGCTCATTTGGAATGTCTGACGCTGCTTGGGATCTTTTAAGATCTTATTCGTCAGGAATTGCTTGAATATCTGTCGGTGATATATCTTCTCCTCGATAGTCCCAGCAGTCATCAGCCTATATATTGTTACCTCGCGCTTCTGGCCCAATCTCCATGCTCTTTCGCGTGCTTGCAAATCAGTTGAAGGGTTCCAATCAGGATCGTAAATGATGACCCTGTCTGCGCCTGTTAGATTGACACCAAGCCCTCCAACTTTTGTAGTCAACAAAAACACATGGATATCAGGGTCATTGTTAAATTCATCCACCATTCCTTGACGAACTTTTATGGGAGTATTGCCATCCATACGTCGGTAATTAAATCCAGTCAATGATTTGATaaacttctctaggatatcCAGCATAATACGATGCTGAGCAAAGAGAAGGGTCTTGTGACCGGTATCTCTCCATAGCTCAAGCAGAGCTTTCACAACCTGCATTTTGCCAGATTTGGCACTATTTCCATAATTGTAGTTGGCTTTCTGGGATAAGGTTTTGTGCTCAGGGAGATCAGGGTGATTGCAAATTTTGCGGAGGATGTCAACACCGAACAGAACATCTCTCCGTCCTCTCATAATAGCCGACATCTCGTTGGAACTGAGAAAGGCTTCGTAAGCGGCTCTTTGCAGCTTCGTAAGTTTGCAAAAGAGTACTTgctctgttttctttggcaGATCTGCTGCAACATCGATTTTAAAGCGCTGAAGGAGATAGGGACTGATTGCATCTTTGAGGGTCTCTGCACATTTAGCTGCCGTCTGCACCTGCAAATTTGATGCATTGGCATACCCTCCCGCCCGGATAGGAAACTCGAACTGGTTACGGAAATTCACCAACGTCCCTAATCTCATCGGGAAAACAAAGTCAAATAGCGACCAGAGTTCAGTCAAGTTGTTTTGCATCGGGGTTCCAGAGAGTATAAGTCGGTGAGGTGTGCGTAGTTCTTTACAATGTATTGTAATTGCTGTGTCCGGATTGCGAATTTTATGACCTTCGTCAAGGATCGCGCAGCCCCAATCAACGGGGATCAATAGAGATGTGTAGGTTTGCAGACCCGCATAGGTGGTTACAAGGACATGGCCGTCCTCAAGAACGCGCTTCAATATTCTTTTCGCTGCCTTTTGACCGCCCGACATCCGGGTTGGGCGATAAGGGTCCCAGATTTCAGAAGTTAATGTATCCTCTGCACGGCTTTCCTTTTTGATGTTGATCATACCACTTCCAGAAGTATGCAAAATTGAGACGCGTAGTGGAGGCCACCAACGGTGGAACTCATTTACCCATTGCTTCATCACCGTTGGTGGGCAGACAACGATTATAGGGGCGTCGAGTTTCTTGCTGTAGTGCAGTCCGGCAAGAAAAGCGATTACCTGGATAGTCTTTCCCAGGCCCATTTCGTCGCCGATGATTCCACCGACACGCTGTTGGTACAGTTCCCAGAGCCACTGGACACCTGTTTTCTGGTAGTCGAAAAGATACGGATAAATGTCACCCGGTATTCGATATCCACCATCCAGCACTGAATCAGGGACCTTTGGATGCGGTAAGAACCACTCGTCGGCGGAGTCCTCTTGATCAGGATCCCTGACATCCTCTTCATGGCCAGATCGCGCCCGATTTCGAGCTTCAGACCTTCGTGAGACCCAGTCATGGAGACGAGTCTGGTAGACTTTCTCGTTCCCGTCATCCACTCCGTGAAGGTCTTCCACGACACTTTTCGTACTTTTAGCCGGTTTTGTCTTTATGGGCCTCGTTGTTGACATGTCCGACGATTCTCCCCATTCTTCCTCGGTGGATTCCGCCAATGGCCCGGAATCGATGTATTCGTCGTCGGATTCCAAGGCAGGCAATCTCGACGTCCTAGATCTTGACCTCGTAAGGTTGGCGTCACTGCCATCCGCAGGGATATCATTGATCAATCGTCGACGTTTTTGCGGGCGGGGTCCCACAATTTCACGGGTTTCACTATCAGTCAGTTCGTCATAGTCAAAACCGGGGCGAAGAAGGTGCCGGTGAGATGCGGCCTGCTGACCACCCAAATCCTTAATCGCCAGCTCttcctctttctcttcttctgcgTCGATAAGAGCATCTTGCAAAGATGTTAAGGTCTCTCGATGGTCGCCTCCAAGCTTAGAGAATGGAGTGATTTTCCCAGTGCGGATAAGGTAGTCTCTCCTAGTCTCATTTGGTAACCTTCCTGCTCCGAATGCCTGGGCTGTGTCTTCGATCCCTTGCTGCCTTTCGTAGATCCGTTGTTGTATCTGTTCGATGTCTAGCTCAAGAGCAGATATTTTAGACTCAAGATTTTGGAGCTCAGCGTTTATACGAACTCGAGCGGCTGTGCCGATTGGATGGGAGAGGCGCTGGTGCAGCCTGAGAATGTGGTCTTCAACCTTTCTAGATCGCGTTGTCAGCATTAAACCCAGTCATCCCATGGCGATAACGTCAAGACATACAGTTTTTCATTTTTTGTACGATCCAGGCGCTTCTGGTCCCTCTCGTTTGCCTGTTCAGTGAGAAGTCGATCCGCCTGGTAGTTTGGTGACGCGTTAGTTCTAGCCTCAAGCCCTGGGTAAAGGATGATGGCACACCTGACGCCCGATGTCTCTTTCCAGGTCGTTTTGATCTCTGACAGCGGCGTCCAGCGCTCTTAGTCGGCTCGATTCGTCTCCGGTCAAAATAAGTTCTTGGTAATCTTCTTTCGGACCGTCAGGTGTCTCATCTCTTTCTGGGGCATTTGACCCCTTAGTCTCTTTGGATTCAGTCCCCGCCATAATGTCTTGCGATTCGATGCTCGAGCAAGTCCGAAAGCACAACATAACGCAAGCAGGACCTTACTGTAGCATGGGAAATGCGAAAACAGAATACAAGTTAATTATTTTGGGCTCTATCAACTCAGAATGCCATGGCTTTAGTAAAGCAAGGTCGCTGGGACAAATCTTTGCAATTTTACCTGCAGTGAATGCACCCAAAGCAGGTCTCTCAAGATGCTGGTGTGGCAAGCATGAGGCTTTCTCAAGGTATGAAGACAAGAGTTCAATCAACATTGTTAGCTTTACATAACTGGGTGTCGCAGAAGTTCCAGAAACGTCACCAGCACTTCTGGAATGCTGATGATGCTGTGGTCTGAACTTGATCTGTTGCAGTTAACTGATGGATGCACCACGCCGGCAACCTTCCTGGAAGGGCGCGATCCAGATGGAAGCCTAGGCATGTGGCGCCATCCCGTGCACTAGCCAGTTATCGGCTAACTACATAAAGAGTGAGTGGCTGTGCTGCTGAATAATCAACGTCTTTCCCGTGCTTCGGCGTGGCTCGCCTGAGCTTCCCCCTGCAGTCCTCTTGTCTGGAATGCGGGAATTTGATATCTGTGACCCTTGATCAGATGCTGGCAGTCCTTTTCTGACCTGCATACAGAGTGCTGCGCCTCAGCTTTGTAAACAATCTCCTTcctcgtactccgtagttatgTTGGAATATGCATAGTTTAGGTAATTACCAGACAATGCACATGATCGATAAGAGCAGCATCCATATGCACCCATGCTTAGTTCACTCAATGCCCATCTGCGGTTGAGAGCCAGAGAGTGCGTGCAATAAGGATGCGCTTGCTACTATGGTTGATCAAATCTGACCTTTTACTCTGGACAAGCAAGCAGTGATTCCTAATACCCATTATAATATTTTGCTGGGTTGTGTTGGTCGAGTCATCGTCGTGGGTTGTAGATAGCGGCTTCAGCCCCTCACAGTCGAGAGGCATCACGCAACACATGTAACTACATCTTCAACAGCCTTGGTAAAAAAAATCAATATCTCTAGGAAGTAGTCAAACAACCTAGACCTACTTACTATCTGATCCCAGGAGAATTTCTGCGCCGACTCCAGATACCTGGTTAGTAGATGTGTGTGGTAAGTCCACAGGCGAGCATGGCCTGCTGGGCTGATTGGTGTGACGACGCCGCCATGGGACTTGACTGTATCCAGCAAAACCTTGGCTTTAACTCTCCCCCAGGAGATGACCTAAACCACCCCGACAGCAGGCAAGTTAGTTTCACCTCTGCTCTCAACTTAATCCTCCAGCCCGCACATCAACATCCTGGGGCTTCACCCTCTGGACTTTGTTCCCTTCCGCCCGGGTTTCGTTGTCTGGTTCCACGTCCCTCACCCACCCTGTTGTTGACACATCTGATCTCAGCTCCCATCGTACATAAGGGTCAGTGTCACAGCCGCTAAGAAAGAGTGCTCCTTTGTGCGGCACTTTTCAAGCAGGAAGGCTCTGTGGAGGGTTATCGGTACTGAGAGAATCCAATTGCGGTCTTGTTCTATCGCGGCCACCTTCTCCTACCCCTCCTGATAATGAGCATTTGCAAGGCTCAGTCCGCTTAAGACCCGATCCGAACCTGGGCATGTACACCAGCGCCGCATCTCTCCCTTCCACGACCCGTTGCCTCCTGCGGCCCTCTCGCTTCCTTTTGTAACCTGATTTGCATGATAGCTCTCGAAGCGGTCGGACTTTCTCATCGGTTGACCCCAAGGACGACTTGATTCGCGCTACCATCACACCCAAGGTCAATATCAGACATTATCGGCAGCAGGAAACACTTCGGATACATCATGGATCCGCAGTGGCCTGCTTACTCCGATTCGGCGGGAAGCAGGGCTAATCAATTCGGAAATGGCCATCCGTCGCAAATGTCCCAGAAGTATACAGTTCCTGGGCCCGGAGCCCAAAGTCAGATGCAACAACCGCAGGCTCCGTTGGGTTACACCTATGAAACGTACCAAAGCCCGACCGCTACGAATCCTCCCCCTCTGCCTTCGAATGCCAAATCGGTTTCCATGACCTCGTCGCCCACTGCGACCCCGCTTACGCGGGAGTATATCGACCCGGATACGCCGAT includes:
- a CDS encoding uncharacterized protein (SECRETED:SignalP(1-17)~EggNog:ENOG410PYP3); translation: MFAQIFLLLLLSMLSAALPAPEGAREYYIRDSNGQYLSSYHIQAGASDAVFVPDVERASKGFLSGSNQMISSESEISWGMVLTAPKYSQWANVQIRAGDTTDGFFLDGDRLLWRDEDEFRGWLVCDWWHGLPQLFWVPSARNETSYPSSCWMTNLRVENV
- a CDS encoding uncharacterized protein (EggNog:ENOG410PHAN~COG:L~BUSCO:732at33183), with the translated sequence MLCFRTCSSIESQDIMAGTESKETKGSNAPERDETPDGPKEDYQELILTGDESSRLRALDAAVRDQNDLERDIGRQADRLLTEQANERDQKRLDRTKNEKLKVEDHILRLHQRLSHPIGTAARVRINAELQNLESKISALELDIEQIQQRIYERQQGIEDTAQAFGAGRLPNETRRDYLIRTGKITPFSKLGGDHRETLTSLQDALIDAEEEKEEELAIKDLGGQQAASHRHLLRPGFDYDELTDSETREIVGPRPQKRRRLINDIPADGSDANLTRSRSRTSRLPALESDDEYIDSGPLAESTEEEWGESSDMSTTRPIKTKPAKSTKSVVEDLHGVDDGNEKVYQTRLHDWVSRRSEARNRARSGHEEDVRDPDQEDSADEWFLPHPKVPDSVLDGGYRIPGDIYPYLFDYQKTGVQWLWELYQQRVGGIIGDEMGLGKTIQVIAFLAGLHYSKKLDAPIIVVCPPTVMKQWVNEFHRWWPPLRVSILHTSGSGMINIKKESRAEDTLTSEIWDPYRPTRMSGGQKAAKRILKRVLEDGHVLVTTYAGLQTYTSLLIPVDWGCAILDEGHKIRNPDTAITIHCKELRTPHRLILSGTPMQNNLTELWSLFDFVFPMRLGTLVNFRNQFEFPIRAGGYANASNLQVQTAAKCAETLKDAISPYLLQRFKIDVAADLPKKTEQVLFCKLTKLQRAAYEAFLSSNEMSAIMRGRRDVLFGVDILRKICNHPDLPEHKTLSQKANYNYGNSAKSGKMQVVKALLELWRDTGHKTLLFAQHRIMLDILEKFIKSLTGFNYRRMDGNTPIKVRQGMVDEFNNDPDIHVFLLTTKVGGLGVNLTGADRVIIYDPDWNPSTDLQARERAWRLGQKREVTIYRLMTAGTIEEKIYHRQIFKQFLTNKILKDPKQRQTFQMSDLHDLFTLGDNGPTETSKMFQEADVTFQENSKHEKDTKESKVEEERKEKDKISKVTGVAALEQYQSATGTPTETDGETKRTAASNSDARLMETIFTRSGVHSALEHEQIFNGRKRSVKADPKIIEAEAKRVAAEAAKELLKAQEVARTVPVGTPTWTGQFGTAGRPVDPTAPRGTMPVYAGGGGSVARRTMHGPSSASIIANLTNRTTGQHSSSGRNSPGRSGTSTPRGKDFMVMIRDYITAQGGAVYTQMLVDHFNRFCDSPRATAEFKEILRTIAVLEKTGRQGRGKWVLKPEYARK